The following proteins are co-located in the Phaeodactylum tricornutum CCAP 1055/1 chromosome 2, whole genome shotgun sequence genome:
- a CDS encoding predicted protein: protein MVSPLSARLLAGYSSSISSDGISRTSSHRTGSNQPPSSLLGGRSGYSADSDRMSSKGPPCTIGMTSKRVKREPDSRDASPGKRRKLEEMNFDAACAKDNLERAGISLPSIMPNDSKIFPLSSKVDMSKVEHVSSKDFQPLSWAPPAGAVDLFASVLQMAQACKSCYNTIPVVAGSKQAVTDPDTSTSSVTDTDSEEGNTSSADSQRDKPEPSLVAMGDALSIDMQALGLKGERTVNRVSARMVVLAFEPFTVIHVNRAYTKMTGVAPSDILGKPFRHALDKGELSDLLLSTGECKSLMDINGRVLRTKATKQLQCQMNVSKLSTEYYSVAG from the exons ATGGTATCACCTCTCAGCGCCAGATTGCTAGCTGGCTACTCCAGCAGTATCAGCAGCGACGGAATAAGTCGAACATCATCACATCGTACAGGAAGCAACCAGCCTCCATCGTCGCTTCTGGGTGGTCGAAGCGGCTATTCTGCCGACAGCGACCGAATGTCCTCCAAGGGCCCACCGTGCACCATTGGCATGACGTCGAAACGAGTAAAGCGAGAACCCGATTCTCGAGACGCTTCACCAGGCAAAAGACGCaagttggaagaaatgaacTTCGATGCTGCATGCGCGAAGGACAATCTCGAACGCGCAGGAATCTCCTTGCCCAGTATTATGCCAAATGATTCGAAAATATTCCCTTTGTCGTCTAAAGTTGATATGAGTAAGGTTGAACACGTTTCTAGCAAGGACTTTCAACCCTTATCCTGGGCGCCTCCGGCTGGTGCGGTTGACTTATTTGCTTCCGTCCTGCAGATGGCCCAAGCCTGCAAATCGTGCTATAACACAATTCCCGTAGTAGCGGGGTCAAAACAAGCGGTAACGGATCCAGATACGAGTACAAGCTCAGTTACCGACACAGATAGCGAAGAGGGAAATACGTCATCGGCTGATTCTCAAAGGGACAAGCCGGAACCTTCGCTTGTGGCTATGGGAGACGCGCTGTCGATTGATATGCAAGCTCTTGGTCTGAAAGGAGAGCGCACGGTGAATCGAGTTAGTGCTAG AATGGTTGTTCTTGCCTTTGAACCTTTTACCGTCATTCACGTAAACCGAGCTTACACTAAAATGACGGGTGTTGCGCCGTCAGATATTTTAGGCAAGCCTTTTCGGCATGCCTTGGATAAAGGCGAACTTAGCGACCTACTGCTTTCCACTGGAGAATGCAAGTCTCTAATGGATATCAATGGACGAGTGCTTAGAACGAAAGCCACCAAGCAGCTGCAGTGCCAGATGAATGTCTCGAAGCTGTCTACAGAATACTACTCGGTTGCTGGCTAG
- a CDS encoding predicted protein, which produces MSPALPPLYFNDKVSPSTSAAVAIPPEVLHCIVDYSTWGVLAKLASVQTSWSQIMYDAADGSTQSKWDLAQAMLEGTSGLEVNETKAMELLLSLSQVETQNDIPVTDVSATNGPCFAPAMKQIATCYLEGVGVQKPDADKGLAWLKAAHDVGADVDAAHQVAVIYEYGSFGAEHDVVAAAAWFRKAALTGHMEAMAELGLCYELGCGVEQSDEEALEWYIKAAEKGHLTAKYSVGEAFEEARGVPQSDEEACLWYFKAAIEGDEDSRRALCRLEDIARIVVPGVAALLNA; this is translated from the coding sequence ATGAGCCCTGCTTTGCCACCTCTTTACTTCAACGACAAGGTATCGCCGTCTACCTCCGCAGCGGTGGCAATTCCGCCAGAAGTGCTACACTGCATTGTGGACTACAGCACGTGGGGAGTTTTGGCTAAACTGGCGTCAGTCCAAACGTCATGGTCGCAGATTATGTACGACGCAGCGGATGGATCGACGCAGTCGAAATGGGATCTCGCGCAGGCCATGCTAGAAGGCACTAGCGGTTTAGAGGTGAATGAAACCAAGGCAATGGAACTCCTACTGTCACTCTCACAAGTTGAAACCCAAAACGACATCCCCGTGACCGACGTTTCTGCCACAAATGGTCCTTGCTTTGCACCAGCTATGAAACAAATCGCTACCTGCTATTTAGAAGGCGTAGGCGTCCAAAAACCCGATGCCGACAAAGGACTGGCTTGGTTGAAAGCTGCCCACGATGTAGGTGCAGATGTGGACGCTGCTCATCAAGTTGCCGTCATTTACGAGTACGGCTCCTTCGGAGCTGAGCACGACGTCGTCGCAGCGGCAGCCTGGTTTCGAAAGGCGGCACTGACTGGACATATGGAGGCCATGGCGGAACTTGGACTCTGCTACGAGCTGGGTTGCGGTGTGGAACAGTCGGACGAGGAAGCTTTGGAGTGGTACATCAAGGCAGCGGAGAAGGGACACTTGACGGCGAAATACTCCGTCGGGGAGGCTTTTGAAGAAGCTCGCGGTGTGCCACAAagtgacgaagaagcctGCCTTTGGTATTTTAAAGCCGCTATAGAAGGAGACGAAGACAGTCGACGAGCTTTGTGCCGCTTGGAAGACATTGCGCGAATCGTGGTCCCCGGAGTGGCCGCTCTTCTCAATGCTTGA
- a CDS encoding predicted protein: MTTALISSHVLVLVTMWLIGVQCFPVQSYLVSAGSHHRRVPTPRPTRGGVSFSSRRANTSNDIRSEDTLSNSKNRIPVSAEIEIPLAAEIAFDAFADLPRQATWADWLKSVEYISPDNPETMWKMSYLGLSYSWKAISTRQERPFVIEWESTSGLKNFGRVDFTKLDSDRTHMKLTLTFLAPRLLVKMLGQQGAIARLVEKRMLQTMLHNFRDIVVVESTSNQQPQLKPLSIFPKQNAESD, from the coding sequence ATGACGACCGCGTTAATATCGTCGCATGTCCTGGTGCTGGTCACTATGTGGCTTATTGGCGTGCAATGTTTCCCTGTTCAAAGTTACTTGGTTTCCGCAGGGTCACATCATCGTCGAGTTCCAACCCCTCGGCCAACGCGAGGCGGAGTTAGCTTTTCTTCTCGACGCGCCAACACGTCGAACGACATCCGCAGCGAGGATACgctttctaacagtaagaacCGAATTCCTGTATCTGCCGAAATTGAAATCCCTCTGGCCGCCGAAATCGCGTTCGACGCCTTCGCCGATTTACCGAGACAAGCCACCTGGGCAGATTGGCTCAAGTCGGTCGAATATATTTCACCGGATAATCCCGAGACGATGTGGAAAATGAGTTACTTGGGACTATCGTACTCGTGGAAAGCTATCAGTACGCGGCAGGAGCGTCCATTCGTTATCGAATGGGAGTCTACATCGGGATTGAAGAACTTTGGGAGGGTTGATTTTACAAAGCTGGACTCGGATCGCACGCACATGAAATTGACCTTGACATTTTTAGCTCCCCGACTACTCGTCAAAATGCTGGGACAGCAAGGGGCGATCGCTCGGCTGGTGGAAAAGCGAATGCTCCAAACCATGCTGCACAACTTTCGGGACATAGTGGTTGTTGAAAGCACTAGCAATCAACAGCCGCAATTAAAACCGTTGAGcatctttccaaaacaaaatgCGGAGTCAGATTAG